In Leptolyngbya sp. O-77, the genomic window CGGCATAAATGCGACAGCCAACTTCCTGCGAACCTGTAAACGTGATCATGTGAATATCCGGATGCTTGACCATGTGTGCGCCCACGGTGGAACCTTTGCTGGGCACGTATTGGAACACGCCAGCGGGAATGCCTGCATCAATCAAAATTTCCGTCAGCTTGGCCGCAATTACGGATGAGGTTTCCGCAGGTTTCAGCAGCGTGCAGTTGCCCGCGACCAGGGACGCAACCGTCATGCCGGTGGGAATGGCCAGCGGAAAGTTCCAGGGCGAAATGATCAGCGAAATGCCGCGCGGCTGATAATGATAGCGGTTGGTTTCGCCCACCACGTCGAAGTTTACGCCTGCGTCCAGCCGCTCCATCTCGTCGGCATAGTAGCGGCAAAAGTCGATCGCCTCCGACACTTCCGGGTCTGCCTGGCCCAGCACCTTGCCCGTTTCCAGCACCATCCAGGCGCAGAGTTCGGCGCGGCGCTGTTCCATCAGATCCGCAGCGCGGCGGAGAATAGCGGCGCGTTCCGTCGCAGGCGTGTTTTTCCAGGCAGGGAAGGCAGCTTTGGCAGCGGCGATCGCCCCATCTGCCTGCTCAATGCTCAGCAGCCCCACCTTGCCCACCACCTCCGACGGGTTCGACGGGTTCAGCGATTCGATTACTTCCAGCGTATTCAATCGCTGCCCGTTCACCAGCGGCAGATAGGTTTGCCCCAACTGCTGACGCACGGTTTGGATGGCGGCCAAGGCGCGATCGCGCTTTTCGGCAATCGAAAAATCCGTGTCGGGGGCATTGGTAAAGGCATGGGGAGATGGCGGGCTGGCGGATTGAGGCGCTTTCTGATCCCACTCATCCTTCATCTGCGGCACGGCCAGCAGTTCCTCCACCGGACGCTCCTCCAGGTTTTGGCGCAGGAAGGAGGTGTTCGCCGTATTTTCCAGCAGGCGGCGGATCAGGTACGCCATGCCGGGAATCAGGTCGCCGTAGGGGCAATAGACGCGGACGCGGTAGCCCTGATTCACCATTGCCTTGGCCAGCTTGTCGCCCATGCCGTAGAGGACTTGAAACTCGATGCGGCGGCGGGGGATGTTGAGTTCCTGGGCGATCGCCATTGCGTGGGCCTGCGATCGCACGTTGTGGCTACCAATCGCGGCGTAGAGATATTCGTGATTCTCCAGCAGCAGGCGCGTTAGTTTCTCAAAGTTGGCATCGGTCGATTCCTTATGCTGAAACACGGGTACGTCCCAATGGTGCTGGACGGCTTTGATGGTTTCCTGATCCCAGTAGGCTCCTTTCACCAGGCGAATCGTGATCGGCGTGCCACGTTCTTTTACCCACGCGATCAGCCCTTTCAGGTCGGCTTCCGTGTCCTTCAGGTATGCCTGGAGCGTTACGCCAATGTCGCTGCGGCTGCGAAACTCCTCTTCCATCAAGATTTGCTTGAGGATGGAAATCGTCAGGTCTTTGTAGGCGTATTGCTCCATGTCAAAGTGGACGGCGGCACCGAGTTCCTTGGCGCGGCGCAGCAGGGTACGAGCGCGATCGCTCACCTGCTCCTGGCTGCCCTTCGCGTCCAGCGGGTCAAACTGCGAATAAAACGCCGTCAGCTTCACCGACACCTGCACCTTGGGCAGCGCTTCGCCATCGGCCTCATCGATTTGCGGAATCGTGGGCCAAGACTTGGCGGCGGCGGTCAACTCCTCCATCAGCTCCAGATAGCGATCGAGGTAGGACTGCGCCTCCGCTTCGGTAATCACCGCCTCGCCCAGCAGATCCACGGTAAAGCACATTTTTTCTTTGCGAAGCTGCTCCAGGGTTTTGATCACCTGTTTAATGGTTTCGCCAGAAATGTACTTGTGGGCGAGGGTTTCGACAGCGGTGGAAACGGTCGTCGCGGCCACCTGGCCGGGCATCGAGTCCGGGCTGGCAAAGTTCAGCATTCCCTTCAGCGCGGCGGGCAGTTCCACATTTTCCTTGCTGAGATACTCCTGGAGATGGCGGGCAATTTCGGGTTTGCTTTGCAGGGCGGGCAGCGCGTCGATGAAGTGAAACAACTGCACCCGCAGCCCTGGGTTGCCCATCGTCCAGCCCAGCAGTTTTTCGCTCATGTTCATCTGGTCGCGCATCTGGGCAAAAAAGGAGCGGTTTTCCCGCGTGGCGCTGAGCAATTGGCGGGCGATCGCCTGGGTCTTGGTTTCGTATTGGGTTTGGGCAATATTGCTTACCACAGGTAAACACTCCTAAATAAGTTTGGTGTGAAGGCGGCGTGTCGCTTTAAGAAACCCCTCATCCCCCAGCCCCTTCTCCCAAGCGGGGAGCCGGACGGATCGGAAGTCCCTTTCCCGCTCTGGGAGAGGGATTTAGGGGGAGGGCGGTTAGGTAAAGCTACACATCAAGAACTTAAGGGTTTGTCGGGGGCTTTAGAAACGGCTATCTTTCCATTGTCTGATCTGGGGATCAAAGCGGGGGAGGGCCTTAAATTAAGGTAACGACTTTGGGGCAGGGCGAACGCGAATCAAGTTCAGAATGCCTGACGATTTTGTTAGGTCATGCTCAAACACGCTGGAAAAACCTTAGGGGCGATCGCCCTTTCCTCTACCCCGCCTGCCTTTATGGTTAGACCAGGGTGCATCGTAGCCCAGCACACAATTTTTCCTATTTGCAACCTCCTAACCTGACGATCAGCAGGTTCTTGACATCACAGGGTTCGGCAAACCGGAGGTACGTTTTGGAACAGCACTATCCCGTCATTGTGGTGGGGGGCGGTCAGGCTGGATTGTCCATGAGCTACTGCCTGAAGCAGCGGAGCATCGCCCATCTGGTGTTTGAAAAGCACAAAATCGGGCACGCCTGGCGGGAATATCGCTGGGATTCGTTCTGCCTAGTCACGCCCAACTGGCAGTGCCAGCTACCGGGGTTTCCCTACGCGGGCGACGACCCACACGGCTTTATGGTCAAAGACGAGATTGTGCAATACATCGAAGCCTACGCCGCCGCCTTCGACCCGCCAGTGCTGGAAGGCGTGGAGGTACGCCATCTGCGAAAAGAGGGCGATCGCTTCTCGATTAGTACCACCAGCGGCGACTTCACCGCCGATCAGGTCGTGGTGGCCACAGGCGGCTACCACAAGCCCAAAATTCCGGCGATCGCCCAGCGCCTTCCTGCCTCCCTCCAACAACTCCACTCGTCGCAATATCGCAACCCAGAGCGACTGCCCGACGGCGCGGTGCTGGTGGTGGGCACGGGCCAGTCTGGCTGCCAGATAGCCGAAGACCTGCACCTGGCCGGGCGAAAAGTTCACCTGTGCGTGGGCGGTGCGCCGCGATCGCCCCGTCGCTATCGTGGCAAAGACGTGGTGGACTGGCTGCACGAGATGGGCTACTACGACCTGCCCGTCGATCAGCATCCGCAAAAAGAAGCCGTGCGCCACAAGGCCAACCACTACGTCACCGGGCGCGACGGCGGCCGCGAGATCGACCTGCGCCAGTTTGCGCTCGAGGGAATGCAACTACACGGGCGCTTGAAGGACGTGGACAATCGCGGCGCGTTTCCTCAGGAAAATTGCCAGCTTTCTTTTTGGGACGACCTGAAGCAAAATCTCGACCACGCCGATGAAGTCGCCGAAAGCATCAAGAAAACCATCGACGGCTACATCGAGAAAAACGGCATCGACGCACCCGTTGAGCCTCCCTTCCGCCCTGTCTGGGAACCAAACGACGAACCGCTGACCATCGACCTGGAAGCCGCGAATATCACGTCTGTCATCTGGTGTACGGGCTACCTCTCCGACTTTAGCTGGATCGAGATTCCCATTTTTGACGGCAAGGGCTATCCGGGGCACGAACGGGGCATCGTCCTGGGGGCACGGGGGCTGTATTTCCTGGGGCTGCCGTGGCTCTATACTTGGGGGTCGGGTCGTTTTTCTGGCATAGCCCGCGATGCTCAGTATTTGGCAGAACAGATTCTCTCTCGCTACAAGATGACGCAGGCCAGCCCACCAAGCTACATGAACGTGGCGGCGTTCGGCTCCTGAGTTTAGGGGTCAGGCAGAATTTCCCCGTCCCTGATCACCTGTCTAAATCGATAGGTGCTGTCGCAAAAGCGAATAAAGCCTGACAACAAAATTTTTCGTACTACCTGTATGGATAGTCCTGGATGCTTGGTATGAAGAGATACAAACTGATCTGGCCAAAACCCCGTAACGTGGCAAGTCAAGCGCCCGGTTACTAGTGCTACGTTACGACTAGAGCTTAGGTTGGTAGTAAGCGCTTTAGCGCTGAAGCGCTTACTACGAGCCAAGGTATCACCCTAAAGCTAAACCATGACACTGCACCAGCAAAGTTTCGAGTAAATAGCTTAACAGCGGGCGATCGCCAATGGGTTCCTGCATCAGGCGAGTATAGATGCTTCACGATTTTTCTGAGGTTCGACAGCCCGCTCAACTGCGTCCTAGCCTTTCATGAGCATCTAAAGATTCCCTCTCATACCTATCTCGGATTGCGTCATACAGCCATAGCCAGCTTTTCACTGTTTTCAAGGAGGATCGTATGCCCGAAGTTACTACCCCTGCCCATCAGCCAGGCGACTATTTTGTTGATTTTGAAGAAAAAGTGTTTCCCGATGTCAAAGCTGATCCAGGGGAAAAAGCACTGGTCACGTTCCACACAGTCGCCTTTGAAGGCTCGATCGGTCTGGTGAACCTGCTGCAAGCGCTGCGGCTCCTGCGGAAGGGGTTTGAAACCTCAGTGCTGCTCTATGGGCCGGGCGTAACGCTGGGCGTACAGCGCGGTTTTCCAAAGATTGGCGACGAAGCGTTTCCGGGCCATCAAAATTTCAACAACCAGCTCAGCAAGTTCATGGCGGAAGGCGGCAAGGTCTATGCCTGCCGATTTGCGCTCCAGGCACTCTACGGACACGGTGAACCGTCGCTAATTCCTGGCATTCGCCCCATTAGCCCGCTCGACGTGCTGGATCTGATCCTGCTGCACCGCAAGGACGGCGCATTCATCCTCGATACCTGGACGGTTTAGGGATTAGGGATTGGGGGTTGGGGGTTAGGGGCGATCGGAAGATCCCCCTAAATCCCCGCGCTAACGCGCCGCTGCGCTAGAAACAAGGGGGACTTTCGAGCCGTAGCCACCCAGTTTCTCCAAGGGCGTTCCGGTTCCCCCCTTACTAAGGGGGGCCAGGGGGGATCGGGTCGGACGCTTTAAGCGCATTCACGTTCTCAAAGCAGTTTCCTGTTCTCCGGCGATTCCAAGCTTTTCTATCTCGCATTCTTTTAGAACATCGGCGCAGAGCATCGCTCCTATGCGTCTTGTTTTGGGCGGCTGAGTTTCGGACGCTGATCCAGTTTGTTGCGGCAGTGAGAGCAGCAGTTAAAACCGTGGGGTTAAAGGCAATGGATGATTCCCGCATTGTTCGAGCAGCAGCAGTACAAATCAGTCCGGTTTTGTTTAGTCGGGACGGCACGACGGAGAAGGTGTTACAGGCGATCGCCCAGGCTTCTGACGCGGGCGCACAGCTCGTTGTCTTTCCCGAAACCTTTGTCCCGTACTATCCTTACTTTTCCTTTGTGCAGCCGCCCGTGCTGATGGGCAAGGAACATATGCGGCTGTATGAGGAAGCGGTGGAAGTGCCGGGCCCGGTGACGGATGCCGTCAGCCGAGCGGCTCGCTCCTACGGCATTGTGGTGGTGCTGGGGGTAAACGAGCGCGATCGCGGTTCGCTCTACAACACGCAGTTGGTGTTTGATGCAGACGGAACCTTGCTGCTGAAGCGCCGCAAAATTACGCCGACCTATCACGAGCGGATGGTGTGGGGACAGGGCGACGGCGCAGGGCTGACGGTGCTGGAAACAGCGGTGGGTCGCCTAGGGGCGCTGGCCTGCTGGGAGCATTACAATCCCCTGGCGCGGTATGCCCTGATGGCGCAGCACGAGCAGATCCACTGTGCCCAGTTTCCCGGCTCGATGGTGGGGCAGATCTTTGCCGACCAGATGGAGGTGACCATTCGCCACCATGCGCTGGAGGCGGGCTGCTTTGTGGTGAACGCAACGGGCTGGCTGTCGCCGGAGCAAATCGCCCAGATTACGCCCGACGAAAAGCTGCAAAAGGTGCTGACGGGCGGCTGCTATACAGCAATTATCAGCCCCGAAGGCGTACCGCTGTGCCCGCCAATTACCGAAGGCGAAGGAATGGCGATCGCCGATTTAGATTTCTCCCTCATCACCAAGCGCAAGCGCATGATGGACT contains:
- a CDS encoding Nit6803 family nitrilase — its product is MFWAAEFRTLIQFVAAVRAAVKTVGLKAMDDSRIVRAAAVQISPVLFSRDGTTEKVLQAIAQASDAGAQLVVFPETFVPYYPYFSFVQPPVLMGKEHMRLYEEAVEVPGPVTDAVSRAARSYGIVVVLGVNERDRGSLYNTQLVFDADGTLLLKRRKITPTYHERMVWGQGDGAGLTVLETAVGRLGALACWEHYNPLARYALMAQHEQIHCAQFPGSMVGQIFADQMEVTIRHHALEAGCFVVNATGWLSPEQIAQITPDEKLQKVLTGGCYTAIISPEGVPLCPPITEGEGMAIADLDFSLITKRKRMMDSVGHYARPDLLQLHLNASAWSVMQGNGSAALALPEPLSAEAGSFTTNHRIHEQTAVDYGASVSGSEAG
- a CDS encoding MSMEG_0572/Sll0783 family nitrogen starvation response protein → MPEVTTPAHQPGDYFVDFEEKVFPDVKADPGEKALVTFHTVAFEGSIGLVNLLQALRLLRKGFETSVLLYGPGVTLGVQRGFPKIGDEAFPGHQNFNNQLSKFMAEGGKVYACRFALQALYGHGEPSLIPGIRPISPLDVLDLILLHRKDGAFILDTWTV
- a CDS encoding MSMEG_0569 family flavin-dependent oxidoreductase, with product MEQHYPVIVVGGGQAGLSMSYCLKQRSIAHLVFEKHKIGHAWREYRWDSFCLVTPNWQCQLPGFPYAGDDPHGFMVKDEIVQYIEAYAAAFDPPVLEGVEVRHLRKEGDRFSISTTSGDFTADQVVVATGGYHKPKIPAIAQRLPASLQQLHSSQYRNPERLPDGAVLVVGTGQSGCQIAEDLHLAGRKVHLCVGGAPRSPRRYRGKDVVDWLHEMGYYDLPVDQHPQKEAVRHKANHYVTGRDGGREIDLRQFALEGMQLHGRLKDVDNRGAFPQENCQLSFWDDLKQNLDHADEVAESIKKTIDGYIEKNGIDAPVEPPFRPVWEPNDEPLTIDLEAANITSVIWCTGYLSDFSWIEIPIFDGKGYPGHERGIVLGARGLYFLGLPWLYTWGSGRFSGIARDAQYLAEQILSRYKMTQASPPSYMNVAAFGS
- the pruA gene encoding L-glutamate gamma-semialdehyde dehydrogenase, producing MVSNIAQTQYETKTQAIARQLLSATRENRSFFAQMRDQMNMSEKLLGWTMGNPGLRVQLFHFIDALPALQSKPEIARHLQEYLSKENVELPAALKGMLNFASPDSMPGQVAATTVSTAVETLAHKYISGETIKQVIKTLEQLRKEKMCFTVDLLGEAVITEAEAQSYLDRYLELMEELTAAAKSWPTIPQIDEADGEALPKVQVSVKLTAFYSQFDPLDAKGSQEQVSDRARTLLRRAKELGAAVHFDMEQYAYKDLTISILKQILMEEEFRSRSDIGVTLQAYLKDTEADLKGLIAWVKERGTPITIRLVKGAYWDQETIKAVQHHWDVPVFQHKESTDANFEKLTRLLLENHEYLYAAIGSHNVRSQAHAMAIAQELNIPRRRIEFQVLYGMGDKLAKAMVNQGYRVRVYCPYGDLIPGMAYLIRRLLENTANTSFLRQNLEERPVEELLAVPQMKDEWDQKAPQSASPPSPHAFTNAPDTDFSIAEKRDRALAAIQTVRQQLGQTYLPLVNGQRLNTLEVIESLNPSNPSEVVGKVGLLSIEQADGAIAAAKAAFPAWKNTPATERAAILRRAADLMEQRRAELCAWMVLETGKVLGQADPEVSEAIDFCRYYADEMERLDAGVNFDVVGETNRYHYQPRGISLIISPWNFPLAIPTGMTVASLVAGNCTLLKPAETSSVIAAKLTEILIDAGIPAGVFQYVPSKGSTVGAHMVKHPDIHMITFTGSQEVGCRIYADAAILQPGQRHLKRVVAEMGGKNAIIVDESADLDQAVQGVVYSAFGYSGQKCSACSRVIVLEPIYDAFVNRLIEATKSLHVGIAESPDTKVGPVIDAQAQNRIKAYIEKGKEEATLALEMPAPDNGYFVGPTIFTNVSPNAKIAQEEIFGPVLAVIKATTFDEAMDIANGTLYALTGGIYSRTPSHLDRAKAEFEVGNLYINRHITGAIVARQPFGGFKLSGVGSKAGGPDYLLQFLEPRHISENIQRQGFAPIEGAEQ